GAGGTGTTTTGCGAACGCGACCGGCCGGAGTTCGTACGTGGCGAGGAGTTTGCCGGCCGCGTCGTGCAGGCTGCCGGTCCATGGCGCGTGCAGGGCGATTGGTGGAGCGATGGCAGCTACGCCCGCGACTACTACGATGCCCAGCTCAGTGACGGCTGCATCTATCGGCTGTACTGCGATCTCGAAACGCGGAGCTGGTTTGTGGATGGCGTGTATGACTGAGAAAGGGTTCCCTGAGAAAGGGTTCACCGAGGAAGGGTTCAAGGGTTCGAGGGTTCAAGGGGTCAAGGGTCTTGGAGTCTTCAGTCGAACCCCCAAACCCTCGAACCCCCGAACCCTCTCCGGCTACATCGAACTCCGCTGCCACAGCGCTTTCAGTTTTCTCTCCGGCGCCTCTTTGCCTGAGGATCTGATCGAACGCGCCGCAGCCCTGGGCTATCCGGTGCTGGCACTCGGTGACCGCGACGGTGTCTACGGCGCCCCGCGTTTTCATCAGGCGGCGAAACGCGCCGGGCTGCGCGCACTGGTGGGCGCCGCAGTGACGCTCGACCTCAGGGTTCAAGGGTTCGAGGGTCCAAGGGTGCAAGAGAATGCGCCCACACTCTATCTCCTCGTGGCCAATCGCGCCGGTTACCAGAACCTCTGCCGACTCATCACGCGGACAAAAGTGCGCGCGCCGAAAGGCGAGTCGGTGACAACGCGGGAAGACTTCGAAGGTCAAACGGATGGGTTGATCTGTCTGGCAGGCGGTGCCGATGGTCCATTGGCCGCAGCGTTGCGGAACCCTCGAACCCTCGAACCCTTGAACCCTCTTCTCACCCGCTTGCAGCGACTTTTTCCCAACCGCCTCTACATCGACCTCCAACGCCATCTCGATCCGGAAGAGGAACGGCTCAACCGTACGCTGATCGCGGTGGCTGAGCACTTCAACATTCCG
The DNA window shown above is from Candidatus Binatia bacterium and carries:
- a CDS encoding PHP domain-containing protein, whose translation is MTEKGFPEKGFTEEGFKGSRVQGVKGLGVFSRTPKPSNPRTLSGYIELRCHSAFSFLSGASLPEDLIERAAALGYPVLALGDRDGVYGAPRFHQAAKRAGLRALVGAAVTLDLRVQGFEGPRVQENAPTLYLLVANRAGYQNLCRLITRTKVRAPKGESVTTREDFEGQTDGLICLAGGADGPLAAALRNPRTLEPLNPLLTRLQRLFPNRLYIDLQRHLDPEEERLNRTLIAVAEHFNIPLVATNDVRHASPSGKPLFDVLTCIRNKTTLDAAGRALLKNAERHLKSPMEMAALFRDLPEAIANTQRIAEQCEFTLADLGYRFPDYPLPPGETPIGYLRALTYA